A single region of the Streptomyces sp. NBC_00425 genome encodes:
- a CDS encoding amino acid ABC transporter ATP-binding protein produces the protein MTEVSVTKEDAVASGDLVVLKSVNKHFGALHVLQDIDLTITRGEVVVVIGPSGSGKSTLCRTINRLETIDDGEITIDGKPLPQEGKALARLRADVGMVFQSFNLFAHKTVLENVMLGQIKVRKADKAQAVEKARALLDRVGVGTQADKYPAQLSGGQQQRVAIARALAMDPKVMLFDEPTSALDPEMINEVLEVMQQLARDGMTMIVVTHEMGFARSAANRVVFMADGRIVEEAAPDQFFSNPRSDRAKDFLSKILHH, from the coding sequence ATGACCGAAGTATCGGTGACCAAGGAGGACGCGGTCGCGAGCGGTGACCTGGTCGTCCTGAAGAGCGTCAACAAGCACTTCGGCGCGTTGCACGTTCTCCAGGACATCGACCTGACGATCACCCGCGGGGAGGTCGTCGTGGTCATCGGCCCCTCCGGGTCGGGCAAGTCGACGCTGTGCCGCACGATCAACCGCCTGGAGACGATCGACGACGGCGAGATCACGATCGACGGGAAGCCGCTGCCCCAGGAGGGCAAGGCGCTGGCCCGGCTGCGCGCCGACGTCGGCATGGTGTTCCAGTCGTTCAACCTGTTCGCGCACAAGACGGTGCTCGAGAACGTGATGCTGGGCCAGATCAAGGTCCGCAAGGCCGACAAGGCGCAGGCCGTGGAGAAGGCCCGCGCCCTGCTCGACCGGGTCGGCGTGGGCACCCAGGCCGACAAGTACCCCGCGCAGCTCTCGGGCGGCCAGCAGCAGCGCGTCGCCATCGCGCGGGCTCTGGCGATGGACCCGAAGGTCATGCTCTTCGACGAGCCGACGTCGGCCCTCGACCCCGAGATGATCAACGAGGTCCTCGAAGTCATGCAGCAGCTGGCCCGGGACGGCATGACCATGATCGTCGTCACCCATGAGATGGGTTTCGCACGATCGGCTGCAAACCGCGTGGTGTTCATGGCGGACGGACGCATCGTCGAAGAGGCTGCGCCCGACCAGTTCTTCAGCAATCCGCGCAGCGACCGGGCCAAGGACTTCCTGTCGAAGATCCTGCACCACTGA
- a CDS encoding glutamate ABC transporter substrate-binding protein encodes MKLRKVTAASAAALVLALTATACGGDSKDDDTSSSASAGSGGGGKIKVGIKYDQPGLGLKKPDGSFAGFDVDVATYVAKQLGYQPDQIEFVETKSADRENALARGDVKFIAATYSINDERKKKVDFAGPYLLAHQDLLIKSDSDISKGTDLNGKKLCSVTGSTSAQNVKKTIAPDAKLKQVSSYSECIAGLQSGAVDAVTTDDSILAGFASQDQYKGKFKLAGLKLSNENYGIGVKKGDTATVDKINKALEQMVSDGAWEKAVKDNFGPAEYKNEQAPKIGVIVPNAS; translated from the coding sequence ATGAAGCTTCGCAAGGTCACCGCCGCCTCGGCCGCAGCCCTCGTCCTCGCCCTGACCGCCACCGCGTGCGGCGGCGACAGCAAGGACGACGACACGAGCAGCAGCGCCAGTGCGGGCAGCGGTGGCGGCGGCAAGATCAAGGTCGGCATCAAGTACGACCAGCCCGGCCTCGGCCTGAAGAAGCCCGACGGGTCCTTCGCCGGCTTCGACGTGGACGTCGCCACGTACGTCGCCAAGCAGCTCGGCTACCAGCCGGACCAGATCGAGTTCGTCGAGACCAAGAGCGCCGACCGCGAGAACGCCCTCGCGCGCGGTGACGTGAAGTTCATCGCGGCCACCTACTCGATCAACGACGAGCGCAAGAAGAAGGTCGACTTCGCGGGCCCGTACCTGCTGGCCCACCAGGACCTGCTGATCAAGTCGGACTCGGACATCTCCAAGGGCACGGACCTCAACGGCAAGAAGCTGTGTTCCGTGACCGGGTCGACCTCGGCGCAGAACGTCAAGAAGACGATCGCCCCGGACGCGAAGCTCAAGCAGGTCAGTTCCTACTCCGAGTGCATCGCCGGCCTGCAGAGCGGCGCCGTGGACGCGGTCACCACCGACGACTCGATCCTCGCGGGCTTCGCGTCCCAGGACCAGTACAAGGGCAAGTTCAAGCTCGCGGGCCTGAAGCTCAGCAACGAGAACTACGGCATCGGCGTCAAGAAGGGCGACACCGCGACCGTTGACAAGATCAACAAGGCGCTGGAGCAGATGGTCAGCGACGGCGCGTGGGAGAAGGCCGTCAAGGACAACTTCGGCCCGGCGGAGTACAAGAACGAGCAGGCCCCGAAGATCGGCGTCATCGTCCCGAACGCCTCGTAA
- a CDS encoding amino acid ABC transporter permease: MFDFLDGYDVLGAFWMTVKLTAVSAVGALVWGTLLAAMRVSPVPLMRGFGTVYVNIVRNIPLTVIVLFSSLGLADIFGMTMGSDDFDIQGFRLAVLSLAGYTAAFVCESIRSGINTVPVGQAEAARAIGLSFSQTLTLVVLPQAFRSVIGPLANVLIALTKNTTVAAAIGVAEAALLMKTMIENEAQVLLIGAVFAFGFVVLTLPTGLILGWLSKRLAVKR, from the coding sequence GTGTTCGACTTTCTTGATGGTTACGACGTCCTAGGGGCGTTCTGGATGACGGTGAAGCTCACCGCCGTCTCCGCCGTGGGCGCTCTGGTCTGGGGCACCCTGCTGGCCGCGATGCGGGTGAGCCCGGTTCCGCTGATGCGCGGGTTCGGCACCGTCTACGTCAACATCGTCCGGAACATCCCCCTGACGGTCATCGTCCTTTTCAGCTCGCTCGGGCTCGCCGACATCTTCGGCATGACCATGGGAAGCGACGACTTCGACATCCAGGGCTTCCGGCTGGCCGTACTCAGCCTGGCCGGCTACACCGCGGCGTTCGTCTGCGAGTCGATCCGCTCCGGCATCAACACCGTGCCGGTCGGTCAGGCGGAGGCGGCTCGGGCCATCGGGCTGAGCTTCAGTCAGACCCTGACGCTCGTCGTCCTTCCGCAGGCCTTCCGGTCGGTCATCGGACCGCTGGCCAACGTCCTGATCGCACTGACCAAGAACACCACGGTGGCGGCCGCCATCGGCGTCGCCGAGGCCGCCCTCCTGATGAAGACGATGATCGAGAACGAGGCGCAGGTGCTGCTCATCGGCGCGGTCTTCGCGTTCGGGTTCGTGGTTCTGACCCTGCCGACCGGCCTCATCCTGGGCTGGCTCAGCAAGCGACTGGCGGTGAAGCGATGA
- a CDS encoding amino acid ABC transporter permease, with protein sequence MSSVLYDTPGPRAKRRNILFSVVFAVLLALLLWWMWQKMDDKGQLDSALWKPFTTSEAWTTYLLPGLANTLKAAALAMVIALPLGAVFGIARLSDHRWVRGVAGTVVEFFRAIPVLLLMLFANEFYSRYTDVSSEDRPLYAVVTGLVLYNAAVLAEVVRAGILSLPRGQTEAAYAIGLRKGQTMSSILLPQAVTAMLPAIVSQLVVIVKDTALGGVMLSFPELLNSRGTLAANYANVIPSFIVVAIMFIVLNFILTSFASWLERYLRRSKRSTGAVLGAEDMEELNPAAVGGTFGTGGEGGGLPGSRTYT encoded by the coding sequence ATGAGTTCGGTCCTGTACGACACTCCCGGCCCCCGCGCCAAGCGGCGCAACATCCTCTTCTCGGTGGTGTTCGCCGTCCTGCTCGCCCTCCTCCTGTGGTGGATGTGGCAGAAGATGGACGACAAGGGCCAGCTCGACTCCGCGTTGTGGAAGCCCTTCACCACGTCGGAGGCCTGGACCACGTACCTCCTTCCCGGCCTCGCCAACACGCTGAAGGCCGCGGCGCTCGCCATGGTCATCGCCCTTCCGCTGGGCGCGGTCTTCGGCATCGCCCGCCTTTCCGACCACCGCTGGGTACGCGGCGTGGCCGGCACCGTGGTGGAGTTCTTCCGGGCGATCCCGGTACTGCTGCTGATGCTGTTCGCCAACGAGTTCTACTCCCGCTACACGGACGTCAGCAGCGAGGACCGCCCCCTCTACGCCGTCGTCACCGGTCTGGTGCTCTACAACGCCGCCGTCCTGGCCGAGGTCGTCCGAGCCGGCATCCTCTCCCTGCCCAGGGGGCAGACCGAGGCCGCGTACGCCATCGGCCTGCGCAAGGGCCAGACGATGAGCAGCATCCTGCTTCCGCAGGCGGTCACCGCGATGCTGCCGGCCATCGTCAGCCAGCTCGTGGTCATCGTGAAGGACACCGCGCTGGGCGGCGTGATGCTCAGCTTCCCCGAACTGCTCAACTCGCGTGGCACGCTCGCGGCCAACTACGCCAACGTGATCCCGAGCTTCATCGTCGTCGCCATCATGTTCATCGTGCTGAACTTCATCCTGACCAGCTTCGCGAGCTGGCTGGAGCGTTACCTGCGGCGCAGCAAGCGCAGCACGGGCGCGGTGCTCGGCGCGGAGGACATGGAGGAACTCAATCCGGCGGCGGTGGGCGGCACCTTCGGGACCGGGGGCGAAGGCGGCGGCCTCCCCGGCAGCAGGACCTACACCTGA
- a CDS encoding FAD-dependent monooxygenase produces MDPVIIVGAGPVGLTLALALARQQVPSVVLDEGPGKDEHRLARTVVLREDTAALLERLTGVSLADAGVHWSGWRSMRRKQVTQEIAFDDDAEPAPLHIAQHVLTGALRAALAGERLAKIAVDSRLDTIEQESTGVTAHTRGPQGTWWRGSYLIGCDGPRSTVRKLLDIRFPGRTAVERHAVAALRAELPWDGEALLHRTPPWRASGPPAAEVTGRPLPDGVWRLDWLLPPGKDLVTPEVLVARVRETLAGWSGGSTPPYELLDTGVHTVHHRLARRWRVGRVFLAGDAAHLLGTLGTQGLDEGLRDADNLAWKLALAWHHGTHEALLDSYQAERRAVVAARLRAADQALPLLRGGGGIRAYVPGAARGHDVLLTDGHLGRGPLGAPGSYAGSPLAPRHLEAETPVDTPPGAPVEDVRVTAEDGSFVRLRDRLGRGALLVLLIAPGTGVWERRHWVGAGIMPRLAAAVTALPCPAELLVAESYPGAAAHTVLLIRPDGHLVTALNGVRAADLYAAAEAAVGGPPQTAEEPSAAGATAGSAAK; encoded by the coding sequence GTGGACCCGGTGATCATCGTCGGAGCGGGGCCGGTGGGGCTCACGCTCGCCCTGGCGCTGGCGCGCCAGCAGGTGCCGTCCGTGGTCCTCGACGAGGGCCCCGGCAAGGACGAGCACCGGCTCGCGCGCACCGTGGTGCTGCGCGAGGACACCGCCGCCCTCCTGGAGCGGCTGACCGGAGTGTCCCTCGCCGACGCCGGGGTGCACTGGTCCGGATGGCGGTCGATGCGGCGCAAGCAGGTGACGCAGGAGATCGCGTTCGACGACGACGCCGAGCCCGCGCCGCTGCACATCGCCCAGCATGTGCTGACCGGGGCGCTGCGCGCGGCCCTCGCCGGCGAGCGGCTGGCGAAGATCGCGGTGGACAGCCGCCTGGACACCATCGAACAGGAGTCCACCGGGGTCACCGCCCACACTCGCGGCCCGCAGGGCACCTGGTGGCGCGGCAGCTATCTGATCGGCTGCGACGGCCCCCGCTCCACGGTCCGCAAACTCCTCGACATCCGCTTCCCGGGCCGTACGGCGGTGGAGCGACACGCCGTGGCCGCACTGCGTGCGGAACTTCCCTGGGACGGCGAGGCGTTGCTTCATCGAACCCCGCCGTGGCGAGCCTCCGGTCCCCCGGCCGCGGAGGTCACGGGCCGCCCGCTGCCGGACGGCGTCTGGCGGCTCGACTGGCTGTTGCCGCCCGGCAAGGACCTGGTCACGCCCGAGGTCCTCGTGGCGCGTGTCCGCGAGACCCTGGCGGGCTGGAGCGGCGGCTCGACGCCTCCCTACGAGCTGCTCGACACCGGCGTGCACACCGTGCACCACCGGCTGGCCCGCCGCTGGCGCGTGGGCCGGGTCTTCCTCGCGGGGGACGCCGCCCACCTGCTGGGCACGCTCGGCACCCAAGGCCTGGACGAGGGGCTTCGGGACGCCGACAACCTCGCCTGGAAGCTGGCCCTGGCCTGGCACCACGGGACGCACGAGGCGCTGCTCGACAGTTACCAGGCCGAGCGCCGCGCGGTCGTCGCCGCCCGGCTGCGGGCCGCCGACCAGGCGCTCCCCCTGCTGCGCGGCGGCGGGGGCATCAGGGCGTACGTCCCCGGCGCGGCCCGCGGCCACGACGTGCTGCTCACCGACGGCCACCTGGGACGCGGCCCGCTGGGCGCGCCGGGATCGTACGCCGGCTCCCCGCTCGCGCCCCGGCACCTGGAGGCGGAGACACCGGTGGACACACCCCCGGGGGCGCCCGTCGAGGACGTCCGGGTGACCGCGGAGGACGGCTCGTTCGTCCGGCTCCGGGACCGGCTCGGCCGGGGCGCTCTGCTCGTGCTGCTGATCGCACCGGGCACCGGTGTGTGGGAGCGCCGGCACTGGGTCGGCGCCGGCATCATGCCCCGGCTGGCCGCAGCGGTGACGGCCCTGCCGTGCCCCGCCGAACTGCTGGTGGCCGAGAGCTATCCGGGCGCGGCCGCCCATACGGTCCTGCTGATCCGTCCGGACGGGCATCTCGTCACCGCGCTCAACGGGGTGCGCGCGGCCGACCTGTACGCCGCGGCGGAGGCAGCCGTGGGCGGTCCGCCGCAGACCGCCGAGGAACCCTCAGCGGCGGGAGCGACGGCAGGCTCCGCGGCGAAGTGA
- a CDS encoding putative leader peptide, which translates to MRLWRRVHMDLVRYAGCVCRPSC; encoded by the coding sequence GTGCGCCTGTGGCGGAGGGTCCATATGGACCTCGTCCGCTATGCGGGCTGCGTGTGTCGTCCGTCCTGCTGA
- a CDS encoding cysteine dioxygenase, producing the protein MSVSSPLPPSAPTPSASVAPSSPASVAAPTQAELLDFVRRTAADSALIASLPLDPEGRTWARLEGPGGSEAWLIGWPPGTGTGWHDHADSVGAFLTARGTLKEYSLAARLPTDGWRTLELTDDVDRSRALPAGRGRSFGRHHVHEVLNESAEEHAVSVHAYYPPLPRIRRYSRTGQVLRLEQVERPEDWQ; encoded by the coding sequence GTGTCTGTCTCTTCACCCCTCCCTCCTTCGGCCCCCACTCCCTCCGCCTCCGTCGCCCCCTCGTCGCCGGCTTCCGTCGCCGCGCCGACGCAGGCGGAGCTCCTCGACTTCGTCCGGCGCACCGCCGCGGACTCCGCGCTGATCGCCTCGCTCCCCCTCGATCCGGAGGGCCGCACCTGGGCGCGTCTGGAGGGACCGGGCGGCAGCGAGGCCTGGCTGATCGGCTGGCCGCCCGGCACCGGCACCGGCTGGCACGACCACGCGGACTCGGTGGGCGCGTTCCTGACGGCTCGGGGCACACTCAAGGAGTACTCGCTCGCCGCTCGGCTGCCCACCGACGGCTGGCGGACCCTGGAACTGACCGACGACGTGGACCGGTCGCGCGCCCTGCCGGCCGGCCGGGGCCGGTCCTTCGGCCGCCACCACGTCCATGAGGTCCTCAACGAGTCCGCCGAGGAACACGCCGTCTCCGTCCACGCCTACTACCCGCCGCTGCCCCGCATCCGCCGCTACAGCCGTACCGGCCAGGTGCTGCGGCTGGAGCAGGTCGAGCGTCCGGAGGACTGGCAGTGA
- a CDS encoding rhodanese-like domain-containing protein has protein sequence MSDANIPQRRRDDEQPTGIDELLERVRARYARVEAREAFEAARAGQALLVDIRYAALRERDGLIPGALVVERNELEWRLDPRGSHRLPEATSHDVRAIVICNEGYASSLAAASLHQLGLHRATDLVGGFQAWKAAGLPVTS, from the coding sequence GTGAGCGACGCGAACATCCCGCAGCGACGGCGGGACGACGAACAGCCGACCGGCATCGACGAGTTGCTCGAGCGCGTCCGTGCCCGATACGCGCGCGTGGAGGCCCGGGAGGCGTTCGAGGCCGCCCGCGCGGGCCAGGCGCTGCTCGTCGACATCCGGTACGCGGCGCTGCGGGAGCGGGACGGGCTGATCCCCGGCGCACTGGTCGTCGAGCGCAACGAACTGGAGTGGCGTCTCGACCCTCGGGGCAGTCATCGACTCCCCGAAGCCACGAGCCATGACGTACGGGCGATCGTCATCTGCAACGAGGGGTACGCGTCGAGTCTGGCCGCCGCGTCCCTGCACCAGCTGGGACTGCACCGGGCGACCGATCTCGTCGGCGGCTTCCAGGCCTGGAAAGCGGCGGGCCTCCCCGTCACGTCGTAG
- the recX gene encoding recombination regulator RecX produces the protein MTRRTDWAEYVHPDAPRGTGNGVDGGLSQDGDDRPGAGRAGGGDERSPRGGRGRRRRGSGKPSTEDGGASSSSRAEKGQPSGDPAERARAICLRLLTGTPRTRKQLADALHKREIPDEVAEEVLSRFEEVGLINDGAFADAWVESRHHGRGLARRALAQELRTKGVDAELIEEAVSRLDSEQEEETARELVSRKLRATRGLDRDRRLRRLAGMLARKGYPEGLALRVVRQALEEEGEDTESLGNEEF, from the coding sequence GTGACACGACGAACGGACTGGGCCGAGTACGTCCACCCCGACGCCCCCCGGGGGACGGGCAACGGGGTCGACGGCGGCCTGTCCCAGGACGGCGACGACCGGCCGGGCGCCGGCCGGGCCGGGGGCGGTGACGAGCGCAGTCCACGTGGCGGGCGTGGGCGCCGCCGCCGCGGCTCCGGGAAGCCGTCCACCGAGGACGGAGGTGCTTCTTCCTCGTCGAGGGCCGAGAAGGGGCAGCCTTCGGGAGACCCGGCTGAGCGGGCACGGGCGATCTGCCTGCGCCTGCTCACCGGGACCCCGCGCACGCGGAAACAGCTCGCCGACGCCCTGCACAAGCGGGAGATCCCCGACGAGGTGGCGGAGGAGGTGCTTTCGCGGTTCGAGGAGGTCGGGCTGATCAACGACGGCGCCTTCGCGGACGCCTGGGTGGAATCCCGGCACCACGGCAGAGGACTGGCCCGGCGCGCGCTCGCCCAGGAGCTGCGGACCAAGGGCGTCGACGCGGAGCTGATCGAAGAGGCCGTCAGCCGGCTCGACTCCGAACAGGAGGAGGAGACGGCGCGCGAACTCGTCTCCCGCAAGCTGCGTGCTACCCGCGGCCTCGACCGCGACAGACGGCTGCGCCGCCTCGCCGGCATGCTCGCGCGCAAGGGCTACCCCGAGGGCCTGGCCCTGCGGGTGGTGCGGCAGGCGCTGGAGGAAGAGGGCGAGGACACGGAGTCCCTGGGGAACGAGGAGTTCTGA
- the recA gene encoding recombinase RecA — translation MAGTDREKALDAALAQIERQFGKGAVMRLGERPNEPIEVIPTGSTALDVALGVGGLPRGRVVEVYGPESSGKTTLTLHAVANAQKAGGQVAFVDAEHALDPEYAKKLGVDIDNLILSQPDNGEQALEIVDMLVRSGALDLIVIDSVAALVPRAEIEGEMGDSHVGLQARLMSQALRKITSALNQSKTTAIFINQLREKIGVMFGSPETTTGGRALKFYASVRLDIRRIETLKDGTDAVGNRTRVKVVKNKVAPPFKQAEFDILYGQGISREGGLIDMGVEHGFVRKAGAWYTYEGDQLGQGKENARNFLKDNPDLANEIERKIKEKLGVGVRPDESATEAGTDTAAVAGASADDAKAVPAPAAKAAKPKAAAAKS, via the coding sequence ATGGCAGGAACCGACCGCGAGAAGGCGTTGGACGCCGCACTCGCACAGATTGAACGGCAGTTCGGCAAGGGCGCGGTGATGCGCCTGGGCGAGCGGCCGAACGAGCCCATCGAGGTCATCCCCACCGGGTCGACCGCACTCGACGTCGCCCTCGGTGTCGGCGGGCTGCCGCGTGGCCGCGTGGTGGAGGTGTACGGGCCGGAGTCCTCCGGTAAGACGACGCTGACGCTGCACGCGGTGGCGAACGCGCAGAAGGCCGGCGGCCAGGTCGCGTTCGTGGACGCGGAGCACGCCCTCGACCCCGAGTACGCGAAGAAGCTCGGCGTCGACATCGACAACCTGATCCTCTCGCAGCCGGACAACGGCGAGCAGGCTCTGGAGATCGTGGACATGCTGGTCCGCTCCGGCGCCCTCGACCTGATCGTCATCGACTCCGTCGCCGCGCTCGTCCCGCGCGCGGAGATCGAGGGCGAGATGGGCGACAGCCACGTGGGTCTGCAGGCCCGTCTGATGAGCCAGGCGCTGCGGAAGATCACCAGCGCGCTCAACCAGTCCAAGACCACCGCGATCTTCATCAACCAGCTCCGCGAGAAGATCGGCGTCATGTTCGGCTCCCCCGAGACCACGACCGGTGGCCGGGCGCTGAAGTTCTACGCCTCGGTGCGACTCGACATCCGTCGTATCGAGACGCTGAAGGACGGCACGGACGCGGTGGGCAACCGCACCCGTGTCAAGGTCGTCAAGAACAAGGTCGCCCCGCCCTTCAAGCAGGCCGAGTTCGACATCCTCTACGGGCAGGGCATCAGCCGCGAGGGCGGCCTGATCGACATGGGCGTGGAGCACGGCTTCGTCCGCAAGGCGGGCGCCTGGTACACGTACGAGGGCGACCAGCTCGGCCAGGGCAAGGAGAACGCGCGCAACTTCCTGAAGGACAACCCCGATCTGGCCAACGAGATCGAGAGGAAGATCAAGGAGAAGCTGGGCGTCGGCGTGCGTCCGGACGAGTCCGCCACCGAGGCGGGCACGGACACGGCGGCGGTCGCGGGTGCGTCCGCGGACGACGCCAAGGCGGTCCCGGCTCCCGCAGCCAAGGCCGCCAAGCCCAAGGCCGCGGCTGCCAAGAGCTGA
- a CDS encoding AI-2E family transporter, with translation MAPTDETGQTPRNAPPHDTTPPTGPPPADGGAAQGARMPRWLPRAMVLALALVAAFQLGTWAFHQLIGLLLNVLIAFFLALAVEPAVSRMAARGMRRGLATFLVFFGLLIVVAGFFTLLGSMLAGQIIKMIEGFPEYLDSVIHWINTTFHTELRRVDIQEGLLHSDWLRKYAQNSAAGVLDVSTQVLGGLFQLLTIALFSFYFAADGPRLRRALCSVLPPAKQAEVLRAWEIAVDKTGGYLYSRGLMALISGVAHYVLLQALGIPYAPVLAVWVGVVSQFIPTIGTYLAGALPMLIAFTVSPLYALWVLIFVVVYQQFENYMLQPKLTSKTVDIHPAVAFGSVIAGTALLGAIGALISIPAVATLQAFLGAYVKRYAVTDDPRVHGHRGRGEGPGPLARVQQLWTRAHNRRGGSRDGSG, from the coding sequence GTGGCACCCACTGACGAGACCGGGCAGACGCCCCGGAACGCGCCCCCGCACGACACGACGCCGCCCACCGGACCTCCCCCGGCCGACGGCGGCGCCGCGCAGGGCGCGCGCATGCCACGCTGGCTGCCGCGCGCCATGGTGCTCGCGCTCGCCCTCGTCGCGGCGTTCCAACTCGGCACGTGGGCGTTCCACCAGCTCATCGGCCTGCTGCTCAACGTGCTCATCGCGTTCTTCCTGGCCCTCGCAGTGGAGCCCGCGGTCAGCCGGATGGCCGCCCGCGGGATGCGCAGGGGCCTCGCCACCTTCCTGGTCTTCTTCGGCCTGCTGATCGTGGTCGCCGGATTCTTCACGCTGCTCGGCTCGATGCTCGCGGGGCAGATCATCAAGATGATCGAGGGCTTCCCCGAGTACCTGGACTCCGTGATCCACTGGATCAACACCACGTTCCACACCGAACTCAGGCGTGTGGACATCCAGGAGGGCCTGCTCCACTCCGACTGGCTGCGCAAGTACGCACAGAACAGCGCCGCCGGCGTCCTGGACGTCTCCACGCAGGTCCTCGGCGGTCTTTTCCAGCTGCTGACGATCGCCCTGTTCTCGTTCTACTTCGCCGCCGACGGACCGCGGCTGCGCCGGGCCCTGTGTTCCGTCCTGCCGCCGGCCAAGCAGGCCGAGGTGCTGCGCGCCTGGGAGATCGCCGTCGACAAGACCGGCGGCTACCTCTACTCCCGTGGGCTGATGGCGCTGATCTCCGGTGTGGCGCACTATGTGCTGCTGCAGGCCCTCGGCATCCCGTACGCGCCCGTGCTCGCCGTCTGGGTGGGCGTGGTCTCGCAGTTCATCCCCACGATCGGCACCTATCTGGCGGGCGCCCTGCCGATGCTGATCGCCTTCACGGTCTCGCCGCTGTACGCGCTGTGGGTGCTGATCTTCGTCGTGGTGTACCAGCAGTTCGAGAACTACATGCTGCAGCCCAAGCTGACCTCGAAGACCGTCGACATCCACCCCGCCGTCGCCTTCGGCTCCGTCATCGCGGGCACCGCCCTGCTGGGCGCGATAGGCGCGCTGATCTCCATCCCGGCGGTGGCCACGCTCCAGGCGTTCCTGGGCGCGTACGTGAAGCGGTACGCCGTGACGGACGACCCCCGGGTGCACGGCCACCGGGGGCGTGGCGAGGGGCCCGGGCCGCTCGCGCGCGTGCAGCAGCTGTGGACCCGGGCACACAACCGCCGGGGCGGCTCACGGGACGGGTCCGGCTGA
- a CDS encoding DUF3046 domain-containing protein yields the protein MRLTVFWQRMDEHFGRGYAETFARDHVMTELGGRTVHEALAEGWAAKDVWRVVCAVMNVPQEMR from the coding sequence ATGCGGTTGACGGTCTTCTGGCAGCGGATGGACGAGCACTTCGGCAGGGGGTACGCCGAGACCTTCGCGCGCGATCACGTGATGACGGAACTCGGCGGACGCACCGTGCACGAGGCGCTGGCGGAGGGCTGGGCGGCCAAGGACGTATGGCGCGTGGTCTGCGCGGTGATGAACGTTCCTCAGGAGATGCGCTGA
- a CDS encoding AzlD domain-containing protein has product MNTWIAIAATALGCYAVKLAGLLVPAGALERPLVRRSAALLPVALLAALTAQQTFADGHALVLDARAAGLAAAAVALVLRAPFLLVVAAAVAVTAGVRALGG; this is encoded by the coding sequence TTGAACACCTGGATCGCGATCGCCGCGACGGCGCTCGGCTGCTACGCCGTCAAACTCGCCGGACTGCTCGTCCCCGCCGGCGCGCTCGAACGACCGCTGGTCAGGCGCTCCGCCGCGCTCCTTCCCGTGGCGCTGCTGGCTGCCCTCACGGCCCAACAGACCTTCGCGGACGGGCATGCGCTCGTGCTGGACGCCAGGGCCGCGGGGCTGGCCGCGGCCGCCGTCGCCCTCGTGCTGCGGGCCCCTTTCCTGCTCGTCGTCGCGGCAGCCGTGGCGGTGACGGCGGGAGTCCGTGCCCTGGGCGGCTGA
- a CDS encoding AzlC family ABC transporter permease, which produces MAEQTAFTDIRADDGGKSDAAVVRDSLGVGIAVGLSGFAFGVTSAGSGLSVWQTCALSLLVFTGASQFALVGALAAGGNPLTAAAGAFFLGVRNAFYGLRLSQLLALPRAVRPFAAHWVIDETTAVSLAQPGRRPARLGFAVTGLTLYVLWNLTTLLGALGAEAVGDTDAWGLDAAGPAVFLALLAPMLQTAAERTVAAIAVLLGLGLLPVLPAGVPVLTAALAVPVVLYLEGRRGAGRGDAKEEQR; this is translated from the coding sequence GTGGCAGAACAGACAGCTTTCACGGACATACGGGCCGACGACGGAGGAAAGTCCGACGCCGCCGTCGTACGGGACTCCCTCGGGGTCGGCATCGCCGTAGGCCTCTCCGGATTCGCCTTCGGGGTGACCTCGGCGGGCAGCGGACTCTCGGTGTGGCAGACCTGCGCGCTCAGCCTTCTGGTGTTCACCGGCGCATCCCAGTTCGCGCTCGTCGGGGCGCTGGCGGCGGGCGGCAACCCCCTGACCGCAGCCGCGGGCGCCTTCTTCCTGGGGGTGCGCAACGCGTTCTACGGACTGCGCCTGTCGCAGTTGCTGGCCCTCCCGCGCGCGGTGCGCCCGTTCGCCGCCCACTGGGTGATCGACGAGACGACGGCGGTCTCGCTGGCGCAGCCGGGGCGGCGTCCGGCGCGCCTGGGTTTCGCGGTCACCGGGCTGACCCTGTACGTCCTGTGGAACCTCACGACGCTGCTGGGCGCCCTGGGCGCCGAGGCCGTCGGCGACACCGACGCGTGGGGTCTGGACGCGGCCGGCCCGGCCGTCTTCCTGGCGCTGCTCGCGCCCATGCTGCAGACCGCGGCCGAGCGGACCGTCGCCGCGATCGCGGTGCTCCTCGGGCTCGGACTGCTGCCCGTCCTGCCCGCCGGAGTGCCCGTTCTGACGGCCGCGCTCGCCGTGCCGGTCGTCCTGTACCTCGAGGGCCGGCGCGGAGCCGGCCGCGGCGACGCGAAGGAGGAGCAGCGTTGA